A window of Citrus sinensis cultivar Valencia sweet orange chromosome 7, DVS_A1.0, whole genome shotgun sequence contains these coding sequences:
- the LOC127903786 gene encoding trimethyltridecatetraene synthase-like — protein sequence MEDPITSPSNSAIFYSILFFLPIVLFLFRRRFSRKVNLPPGPKPWPFIGNLNLIGPLPHVSIHSLSQKYGPLMHLKFGLSSVVVGSSVEVAELLLKTHDISFASRPALLAGKYTTYNYSGMATAPYGPYWRQARKICLMELLGTKRLDQFEYMRVEERNAFLFELFKSVSTYVHLKDHLYTLNHTSICRMVLGKRYTDKAEKNTVTPKDFTEMLEELFLLNGILDIGDSIPWLASFDLQGHVKRMKDVSKKLDKFYEDILDEHYARRKSIKDYGVHDMVDVLLHLADDPSLEVKLEREHIKALIQDLLTAGTDTSAINVEWAMSELLKSPETIQKATEELDRAIGRDRWVEEKDIVSLPYLQAIVKETMRLHPVAPLLAPRVAREDCKVAGYDILKNTRVMVNVWAIGRDPTIWEKPNEFRPERFIGKEIDVKGHDFQLLPFGSGRRMCIGYGLGLKVVQSTLANLLHGFEWKLPGDMKNEDLNMEDRFGLTMSRKVPLVVVPSKPRLPLHLYLCE from the exons ATGGAAGATCCTATAACTAGCCCTTCAAACTCagctattttttattcaattcttttctttctccccATCGTCCTCTTCTTATTTCGCCGCCGATTTTCACGTAAAGTAAACTTGCCACCCGGTCCAAAGCCGTGGCCCTTCATCGGAAACCTCAACCTTATCGGCCCTCTTCCTCACGTCTCCATCCACTCTCTCTCCCAGAAATACGGCCCCCTTATGCACCTCAAATTCGGCCTCTCCTCAGTTGTTGTAGGCTCATCAGTAGAAGTAGCTGAGCTCTTGCTCAAGACTCATGACATTAGTTTTGCTTCAAGGCCAGCTCTTCTTGCTGGGAAGTACACAACTTACAATTATTCTGGCATGGCCACTGCGCCCTATGGCCCATATTGGCGCCAGGCTCGTAAAATCTGCTTAATGGAACTTCTCGGTACAAAACGCTTGGATCAGTTTGAGTACATGAGGGTAGAAGAAAGAAACGCTTTTCTCTTTGAGTTGTTCAAATCAGTTTCCACGTATGTTCATTTGAAAGATCATCTCTACACACTCAATCACACTTCGATTTGTCGGATGGTGTTGGGGAAAAGGTATACGGACAAAGCTGAAAAAAATACTGTGACTCCAAAAGACTTCACGGAAATGCTTGAAGAACTGTTCTTGCTTAATGGTATTTTAGATATTGGGGACTCAATTCCATGGCTTGCTTCTTTCGATTTACAAGGGCATGTTAAGAGAATGAAGGATGTGAGCAAGAagcttgataaattttatgagGATATTTTGGATGAGCACTATGCTAGGAGAAAATCGATTAAGGATTATGGGGTTCATGATATGGTTGATGTTCTTTTGCATCTTGCGGATGATCCTTCTCTTGAAGTTAAGCTTGAAAGAGAACACATTAAGGCACTAATCCAG gaTCTTTTAACTGCTGGAACTGACACATCGGCAATCAACGTTGAATGGGCAATGTCAGAGCTCTTGAAAAGTCCAGAAACTATACAAAAGGCGACTGAAGAACTAGATAGAGCAATTGGGAGAGATAGATGGGTAGAAGAGAAAGACATTGTTAGCCTTCCATACTTACAAGCAATTGTTAAAGAAACAATGCGTCTCCACCCTGTGGCACCATTGCTTGCTCCTCGAGTTGCTAGAGAAGATTGCAAAGTTGCTGGCTATGACATTCTTAAAAACACTCGAGTGATGGTTAATGTATGGGCAATAGGGAGAGATCCGACCATATGGGAAAAGCCTAATGAATTTAGGCCGGAGAGATTCATCGGTAAAGAGATTGATGTTAAAGGCCATGATTTTCAATTGCTACCATTTGGATCTGGGAGGAGGATGTGCATTGGTTATGGTCTAGGGCTTAAGGTTGTTCAGTCAACTTTGGCAAATCTTTTGCATGGTTTTGAATGGAAATTACCAGGTGATATGAAGAATGAGGACTTGAATATGGAGGACAGATTTGGACTCACAATGTCTAGAAAAGTCCCACTTGTTGTTGTCCCTAGTAAACCTCGGCTTCCTCTTCATCTTTACTTATGTGAGTAG